A stretch of Apostichopus japonicus isolate 1M-3 chromosome 9, ASM3797524v1, whole genome shotgun sequence DNA encodes these proteins:
- the LOC139974155 gene encoding pyroglutamylated RF-amide peptide receptor-like: protein MESSSVTVMPTLVVSEQEWSAADVLRIVYLVFGLIGLFGNGLVLFVFIRVRSLRTITNLFIGNQSLIDLVSSIFILISKFRNEQTDFTKLSRGRGVFVCLFWSSDYIYWALLVSSTTNLVFITLERYIAVVKPILYRKRVTWISATIVAIFPWVFGLIFELFWPAVHRLVDGACYPDWRSPWIQALVGIIVFEVEHILPIAVMILVYTGIVKKLRNKIGVDTSATKNGQQRDVQQDGNGEVNRGPNRQPKQDQLPDLRQRVRSNVIKTLFLVAFVYIICWTPNQVIFLLYNLSLYDLDFNGVVYTLGVSLAFCNMWINPLIYTFKYRRFQEGLKVVFCFAKKTQINMDSVTNTTNLRP from the coding sequence ATGGAGTCTTCTAGCGTAACAGTGATGCCTACCCTTGTGGTCTCGGAGCAGGAATGGTCCGCGGCGGATGTTCTCCGTATCGTGTATTTGGTATTCGGTCTGATCGGCCTGTTCGGTAATGGTTTAGTGCTATTTGTATTTATTCGTGTCCGTTCACTGAGGACCATTACGAACCTCTTCATTGGAAACCAGTCTCTTATAGATCTAGTCTCATCCATCTTCATCTTGATAAGCAAGTTCAGAAACGAGCAAACAGATTTTACAAAGTTGAGCCGAGGGCGTGGTGTCTTCGTTTGCCTCTTTTGGTCCTCGGATTACATCTATTGGGCTCTGCTGGTTTCCTCCACGACCAACTTAGTCTTCATCACTCTTGAGCGATACATCGCGGTTGTCAAGCCTATTTTGTACCGTAAACGTGTCACATGGATCTCCGCCACCATCGTCGCGATCTTTCCATGGGTGTTTGGTCTCATTTTCGAACTGTTCTGGCCTGCGGTACATCGATTGGTTGATGGCGCTTGCTATCCCGATTGGAGGAGTCCATGGATACAGGCGTTAGTCGGGATAATCGTGTTTGAAGTCGAGCATATTTTACCCATCGCTGTCATGATTTTGGTTTATACCGGAATAGTCAAGAAGTTAAGGAACAAAATTGGAGTGGACACATCCGCTACCAAGAACGGACAACAGAGAGACGTACAACAAGATGGGAACGGAGAGGTCAACAGAGGGCCAAACCGCCAACCAAAGCAGGACCAACTTCCAGATCTGAGACAAAGGGTACGAAGCAACGTCATCAAAACTCTGTTTCTTGTAGCATTCGTTTACATAATCTGTTGGACGCCAAATCAAGTCATTTTCCTACTGTACAATTTGAGCCTTTATGATCTGGATTTCAACGGTGTTGTCTATACTCTTGGTGTTTCGCTCGCGTTTTGTAATATGTGGATAAACCCACTTATCTATACTTTTAAGTACAGAAGATTCCAAGAAGGACTGAAGGtggtgttttgttttgctaAAAAAACGCAAATCAATATGGATTCGGTTACTAATACAACAAATTTACGGCCATAA